The genome window ACAGCACCGAGCTGGATTGTTGATGGGATCAAAAGAAGAACAGCAAGGCCAAAAGGCTTTATTGATTTTAAAACAATCCACTAAGAAAAAGAATTTCAGACAATCAGTGTCTATTCTCTAaaatgagagcagaactacacaagatgaatgtCCCGTGAATGGCATGCGAATGCACTTATATGTGTTTCCCTGTTGCTCTCCTGTCCACTCGCACAGCGCAGCCGCACTGCCTGTATCCCTGTGTTCATTCTGGCTCGGGCTGGCATTGGTTTCTTCAGCATTCCTCCATAATGCGGGATCCCATCATGCACCTccatcctttccccctctttcttcccctccccttcgtCCCCATCTGCCCCCAACctttctcctggttgggagatgggctgtactgatgattttaaaagagaagtttccacCAGGCGcaccctctgcccccttccccctttgCATTTCTCTTCAGACCTCCCGCCAAGcatcccttttccctttcttcccccacctttctcctggtCGGGAAGCGGAAGCAGACAGAAGTGGCCGCTCCACAGTGGCAAATCACTAATCCTGCCTGCAGACACTCACTACTGTGATTACACGTATAGCACATAAGTGCACacactagggctacaggacacgtgcTCACCTCGAGGAAGATGGAcacgggcaggtaggaacagacatgattacaTTCACTCGCACAGACACGtataatttgtctcatgtggtttggccCTTAGTTGCCTTTTCTCCAGATTATTCCTGAATTGAATAGTAGGAGGGCACATTGCTATCCTACACTATTTTGTCTTTAGGGCTGCtaactgtgggttgggaaattcctggggatttgaggttagagcatggggagggcagagtttggggagggcagaaccTTAGTGGGGAATACTGCTggagaatccactctccaaagcagctaattTCTTTAGGAGGTTTGGAGGTCCGGAGATCAATTCTAATCCcatgagatttccaggcccctggaggttggcaagcctatcttGTCTCCAGAAAATACACCCTTCATAATCAGGGGCTCCCAAGCTCCATCTTCTCAAATAGCAATCGCAGTATGTTTTGTAAGTAACATTTTGACAGTGTCCAAAACTGTAGCTATTCTTTTGCAAAACCCTAGAAAAAATTCAGACCTCCTTTCAGGCTTCCCCACCCCATGGTAGTAATAGGAAATGAAACagttggggggtgggaaggagggggaatTACAGTTCCCAACCCACCCACCACCCCGCCAAAACCAAGAGGCAACTGAGAATTCTCCTGGTTCGAGCCACCACAAGCCATCCAAGAGAGCAAATGAACACAAGAGAGACACAAAAAGatcttgttaattttttttgtggtTTTAACCACCGAACGAGCTACTTTTTCTCAATAATTTATACCTGAATGGCACGTCTAGACATGACATCATTTTAAGGTATGCCTTGTGTTTTGTGGTAAGTTTACAATAGCCAGGGTCTATAATTGCCCGGGTTCAGGTCAGCAAAAGGGGTGATtaaagggggaaggagagaaataTAAAAAAAACCACTCCTCTCTCTCTAAGCAGCTGTTCTGGAGAATCATTTTTACAGTCTCTTGTTTGCTAGaatctacatttttttaaaaaaaccttggaaAGGGGGGGAAGAGTGACAAATACCACAGATAATCTCAAATTCGCAGGAGATTTTATGAGGTATGGTTCCTATTAAAGGCATGAAGGAAAGCACGAGAGGGGAAAGCCACAGAGAGTATCTACCCATACTGATGCAGACAAGATTGACAGTGACAAAGGAAAGGACTTTGGCTAATGAATGGAGTGAGAGTaatgtatagtggttagtgcaGTGGACTAAAGAGAGCCAAGTTTCAAATCCCAGTACAAATAATAAAGCCTCTGgttgaccatgggccagtcgcAGTTTCTCGGCCTAACTTAttgcacagggttgttgtgaaaagaaaatggagagaagagacccatgtacactgccctgagctccctacgggaaggacaggataaaaatgcaataaagatgcatctgacgaagagagctgtggttcttgaaagtttatgctacaataaagttgattagtcttaaaggtgctacaggactctttattattttgcaactacagacgaagatggcgaactcctctggatctagctgTTGAACGTTAGTCACATTAacaattatttaattattattcaGTTCCTTTTTTGTGTGTAACCTGATATACATTGAAAcgttttttaaatgcaaaagaaCCTGAAGTCCTTTGTTGATTCTGTCTTTTACtggggtggaggggaaggggagataCGGCTGTCTGAACAAAGCTCCCTTAAAGTCCTGAATTTCTCTGTTGTTTCTCCTGGGCAGCTgtcccttttttcctttgcagaaaacaataataataaaaagatgaCATCAGAAGTAACCAGAAAGCTCTGTCTACAGATGATGGAAATGTCAATCCAAGCCAGTTTTTAAACTGTCATTCGCTCCCTCTAGGGATCTTAAACTAACTGTAGGAATCTCCAGCAGAGAATTCTCAGGGTGGTTGAGAAACTACATCTCCCAGGAGGCAAAGGGAGTACCTTTGGCCGTTAAGGCTGACATGCAGCCTGGCAACCAGAAAAGAAACTGAGCCCTTCAGTGGAAACAGCCGTAGGAAACAAAATGAACCAGGCCCAGAGCATGCTGATCCATGGGCTCACCAGAACAAAGCATGTAGCCAATGCAGCTCTCATCAGAATCAATGATGGAAAAGTCTTGGCGTCCACTCCTGGCTTTGGTGTCCACTCGCACACCCAGTTCTTCATCGATGCTTTCTACAAGAATTTGCTCCACATAAGGAGAAACGGGCTTTATTTCAAAGACCGGGATTACCAGTGTGTCCGGGCCGATGAATGCGCTATCTACGCAAAAGGCAAAGATAACGGGCTGGTGGCTGTGAAGACAAAATCCTTCATCTTGATCGCTACATACACCCAGGGCATGTACCCCAGCGTGTGCGTGGAAGCTGTCGAGAAACTGGCAGGCTACTTCAGAGAGAAGGGAAACTGAGACcagtaagaaaaaaagaatcTAAGATTTAAGGCAAAAGGGAGATAAAAAGATCTCCAGCAGGACTTAACGCTCATCAGCCCAAAAGGgagatggggggggcgggggacatgGCATCTGGTAGGAGGCTGAGGTTGCAGCTTGCTGATAAGAAGATAAGTTCATAACTTTGGGAGTGCTTTCATTTTACCAAGATCTCAAGCAGAGCCAAAACGCGACATGCACTTCCTTGTGACTCTCCTTTCTCCAAAAAACGGGCTGAAAAGGCTGATGGATCCTGCCTTTtccaaaaacatttcaaaatgttTCCAGTTATCATCcttttctggttaaaaaaaaattaaatgaacatGCACCAAAAAACCCTGGTATGTAttcatttaaatattattttctgTGCTTAAACCTGCAATATAATTCATTTCTATCTACCTTGGGCATTCCATGTCTCTACAGAAATTCCTGTCCACAAGGAATCATGAGTGGGATAAAAGGCTGGAAATTTCCTCTACCCATTTGTCCCTgtttcctctcctgcccccttAACTGATGTTCTCCTGTACTCAACATGCTTTCGAAGCGCCATGAGCATGTTCACTTTCAACAAGCGAGTTCTTTTAGGGGCGGGGGACGGGTTCTctctgggggaaaaaagagtTACAAAGGAATATTAATCTGCATAGCTGGAGTTGTCTCCCAGAAGGCAGAAAATACAAACTGTCTGTAAATAGCTCTTTTCCAGTGCACTGATAGTCAAGGGAAGAAGTAGAAGACCTTATAGGATTCACCAGGGAGGGAGAAACAATTGGTAAACTAACCTCCAAAACAAATTTTCGCCCTCTGGGATACTATAAGCTTAGCAGCAACTTGAGTAAGcctgtttttctttcccttttaatGCATGCtcagctcagagtctctctacacgagacatctgacacatgaagaacacatgttgggagatgcaatggtagccgagaagggtaatttaaaaagacagagccggtggcagggcaaaggctttgctgtacactggagctgtgtgaagaggctgtgaaatgccagaagggaaacttcagcccattataacctctccaggtccaagtccagctctggaaggcagctccagcccatttccattcctcgctgccttctggttgcgatctcacagttttagactggagaggtgaaattgacagagccttcggggaggcaaagatgaaattagcaaaccctctaaggagcaagctttgtctttttaaactacaattcttgggtaacattgcgtctcctgacacttgatggaCATGCACCAAGGCATCTCATATGGAGAGACTCTCAGCTGCCCTAAACATTCTGTAAGTCCAATAGCATGCTCATTCTTCATTAAAAGCTTTGGGAAGGatgtgtgtgtcttttttaaaTTTATGAACTAATATTTTCCAGAATATCCAGATGAGTCCTTTGAGTATGCAGAAAATCCTACTTTGTCTCCAGGCAGCCCTGCATGACTGTCCAGCGTGGgggactcagagctaaactacaagagacaaattatacaaggatgctcacatgaagggagtcgcaatgttaccCGGGAagtcaagttttaaaagacagattggaaggctctgtcaatttcccttcactacagagccagcaaagatcactcttcagagggtttatttcctctttgcctccctgaaggctctgttagtTTTACCTCCCCTTTtgagaggctaagaggaaataaacaaatcctctgaggagcaatctttgctgactctgttgagaggggaaattgacatagCTTAAAACTTGGCTTCGCAGCTaccattgcgactcccttcacgtgagcattcTCGTATAATTCATCTCTTGCAGTTTAGCTCTCTGATCCTGATGATCAGCATTGCACCGATGTCATAACATTATTTCTGGAGcaaaactgaaagtgacatcactactCTAGGTTTTGCacagaactctatggttttaatcACAGAGTTCTGGGTAAATTCTAGAGCATCACCTAGAGTTTCCAACTTTCAGGTGAGGTCTAGagatctgaaattacaactgatctccaggctgtacAGGtaagttcctgtggagaaaatggctgctttggaggggggactctatggcattataccatggtggggttcctccctccccaaaccctgtcttccccaggctccacccccaaatctccaggaatttcccaacctggaattggcaatccTACACCCAagtcagtgacatcacttctgggtttgttcTGTAAATGATGTGGTATTAACACAATGTCAATTCCCGCCGCCCCAAATTTTCTCCCACTTCTCAACCAAGCAGCAGGAGGAGGTTATACAATCCTCCCTGAATCCAAATTTCTCCCTCTTGATTTCTGTAAATCTTGGAAGCTTGAGTAGGTCAATGTCCACATTTCAccatgggttttttttactttaatGGGCTTTAATGTACTCTCAACAATCTAGGCTTTTGAAGTATGCTTTGAAGGGAAAGTCCTCTGAAACCCCCAGAACCCACTCTCTTGTTTGCAGGTGGCCTGGCTTTGCCACCCAAGCACGTTATTATTTCTGTGCACCCTTCTTCCGAACATAGAGGTTTTATTTAGCCCTCCTGCTTAATAGCTGTTAATAGACCTATCGGCCCATGAATCTCATCCATTTTTATCTTATCTAAAAGAATGACCCATCACCAAATCTTGCAGTATCAAAGTCCATCAATTAATGATGATGTAATTATGCACTGAATGAAgaaatgttttggaaatgagttCCGTAAGCACACCAAGCCTATATATTGAGTCTAAAAGAAAACAGTGTATCAGTTAAATCTATGAAGTTATATATTCTCTCCTACTAAGTGGTCGGAAGGATCTTATCATACATTGGGTACAGATTTGTTAATCTGAATCTCATGCAGCGTGATGGGAACAGACATTTACCCTGGGATATCACAcaaagagccctgacctggatagcccaggtgaacctaatctcttcagatctcagaagctaagcagggtcggccttggttagtaattggatgggagacctccaacgaagaccagggttgcagaggcaggcaatggcaaaccacttctgttagtctcttggcatgaaaaccctgcaaggggtcaccataagtcggctatgacttgagcGTAGTCTCCACCACATCACACAAGGAAGACAAAACATGATGGACGGGGAATACTGAAATGAGCTCTTAAGCACAACAAtgaatgccccaccctaggtccTCCCTTTTTTTGCAAGATCTAGCTGTGTTGGATGGGACAGTATAAAGTTCTGTGTGTATGAGGGATTGAGGGAAAGAATCAGAAAGCGACTTCCCAACCTGCCACATCAGGAAGTCTTCTTCCAAAACTTCATGCCATCCCTACAATGGCATAATCCAGGAATTGATGGAGTGCGCTTGGAGTTCTGCACACTGAATTTGGCTCCCTTCAAACCATATGTTTCTGTACAGATGGCCAGAGGCATTGGAGGTGGGGTGGAGGTGGGCACAGGAAAGTAGGATGCAACCTCACCCATGCTGTTCACCATCACTGGATACACTCCAGTGTGAGAGTTTGATGCCCGTTGTTGTTCAACACACAAATGGAAACAGTCAAGCTCCAGCACAAAGAAGACTGCATCAAACGGCTTGCCTTAGCGGGTGTCGCGGTTGCCAAATGGTTTGATGGATTTCTTGTCCAAGTTGCTGGATGCAACGGGGAGTACTGCTAATCAGATTTCTATGTGATAACACCACTAAGTCACGCTGGGAATATTTGGTAGGCAAGGAATTAAAAACACAGTCAAATCTTGATTCAAACAGGGAAATGGGCAGGACTCCATTCAAGAAGATTCCAAAACAAACATCACAAagaatttttgttgctgttgttcaggGGCGGCAGAGGAAATATGCAAATCAAATGACAGCTGTCAAGGCAGCTGTTATGTAAGGAGGAGGTTTAGAAAAGGGGGGTTAACTCACAAATGACCAAAATGGGAACCTTGATAACAACTGACTTAATATTCTCCTCATCCCAACTTCAGCTTGGACTTTAGACTTTCATAATGAAACAAATGCATTAGGATCCCTTCATAGTTGTGAttggacatgggcacgaaccaaaaaaaattaacgaaccagctgTTTGCGGTTTGATGCCAACTATGATCCCGAGatcacgaaccgcaacaaacattttccattgccgaacagCTTTGCGGTTCGTGGGACGTGGAATGGCCtctgtggcacttacagagcccatattcccggggagtcttttgcaggctctcctacagccatcacccaagttcggacaagattgcaaaagggatcttggagttataccttctcccacaggaaactcccacaaaaatccaaactgaattatactctcagtctctctccccaaaggctagcaagtagcaagcaagagctctgtcccactcactgctcgctgaaagtgaaacccagcctgggagcccacagctatttataagcacaggtcccattgcgtaacacaggaagtctgtgtttggccatcagagctgcctatcagggtttgcaggggtgagattggagtgcccgtggctacaggacaccctcttccccctccctcccctgggtgtcttctcccaacttgtaaccgctttgcagctccgtggttgaaaggaagacgtgccgatcaaggtaagctgggcttccattcaggtttccaggacgacagaaggagcgcagacagagttcaggcattcccctggctccattgccaggggaattgattgctggcgcctgagtgtctggcttcccgaaccgcggccgaacacaccgaaccagccttcttccaaacgctggttcgttggctgtggcctATCATGAACCGTCGGatcgcgatcgcgcaatcgccattttcgtgagtttttgaagttcataatgcggttcgtgcccatctctagttgtgatttGACCTTCCAGTTTTCTATGGAGTGGATTCCACATACTGGTCACCATAGCTTTTAGTCCCTTCAGTTGATTTATGTCTGTCCCGCCCAACATCCTATCGAAGCACAAGGACACATTACAAAAAGAGCCCAAAAATGAATTTGGAGTGAAGTATACCTACAGCAGTATCAAGATTGGGGCGGGGCATAATTTTTAACCCACGTTcaggagtttgtgtgtgtgtgtttttgtgcaaAATCAAAACCACTTGTCAATTTTAAACctggaagaaaaatacttctcttCCCCCCAGCTAACACATGCTGAGTCACGTCCATCCTAGCTCTTCCAGGATATGGTACAGCCACTTTACTAAAGCTAACCAGAGCCAGGAGTGGCCAGTGTTGTCCTATACTGCAGATTTAAATGTCAGAAAGTCTCCTGGTGGTCAAAGAAACCTCGTTCAATCCCTCCCATCCTTCATTTAAGCATAAAACAGAAACTGTTGCCAGGGTGGTGCTAGGAATTGGCAGGGTTGGGCAGCAGCCAAAGTCCCAGGAAGGCCTGCTGCCAACCTTTGACGGATGGGGGTTAAAGGAAGGCAGACGATGCAGACGCTGCTTTCTCCCCCAGGAAGAAGGGATGGAGAAAGCAAGTGGATCTTTCTACCCATCTTGCTTTTAATGTTTAGGGCCCCATAAGCTGTGGAGTCAGCTCCAGGCACTGTGGTGCCAGACCAGCCATGTCAGCCTACAAGTTGCCTGTGCCTGGGGAGGATCAGAGCTGGGACAGGCCATAGTAATAGTTGAACATTCTTTTTCCCCATCCAATATTCAAAGGCCTGTATCTTTCCAGTCCACTGGGGAAAGTTTGAAACTTCCGTCAGCCTAATTATCCTTTCTCCAACGTAGGAGCCTCTTCCTCAGTGGGAGAATCATATAGATTGGAGGAAgtttgcactgagatgtattttattggttttatctattgtaatttatttatgattgtaacccaccctgagcctgcttgcggggagggagggctaaaaatctaatcaatcaatccatGCGTCTCCTCCCACCATGATCTCCCCTTGCACATTTGAGCTAGCTGTCTCCTCCCCCAGCCACATGGAGCAAAGCAACGGTGGAGGAAGAAGGGTACTGAATCCCAaggaggtagatcaagatgggtagccgtgttagtcggcTGTAGcggtagaaaaaagcaagagtccagtagcacctataagactaaccaaatttgtggtagggtatgagctttcatgagccacagctcacttcttcagatacccaatTTCGATCTTCAGAGACTGAATTCCAAGGGCCTAGCAAGCCAAGCAAGGTGCTGCTGGAGGAACTGGCTGCATCGTCCCTGTTCTAAATCAAGCATCTTGTTGTgttcttttcagggctttttttctgggaaaagaggtggtggaactcagtggattgccctcagagaaaatggtcacatggctgggggccccaccccctgatctccagacagaggggggtttagattgccctccgcgccacatggcgcggagggcaatctcaactcccctctgtctggagatcagggggcggagccaccagccatgtgaccattttcaagaggttccggaactccgttccactgcgctccagctgaaaaaaagccctggttcttttgAACacaaggagagcccaaatgtaGGAGGGTGGGAGCCAGAGGGAATCTTTATCTGGGGACCAATGGACAGGATTgcaaactctggcttgggaaatactTGAGGTTTGAAGGCAGTGCCTGGGGCGAACAGAGCATGGAAAGGGAACTCGGCGGGGATGtgatgcaatagagtccaccctccaaagctgccaattcctccaggaaaactgatctctgcagtctggagaacagttgaaattccaggagaataCCAGGCTCCGTCTGGAAAGTTGGCATCTTTAGAGGCTTCTCAACAACACTGGCCATGCAGCCCGGGACAGGAAAATGAAACTCATCTAGGTGGTCAAAACTGGAAGGTTACAGACTTTCCCCAAGGCATCTTGGACCTCTTTCtatgcagaagaagaagaagaacttgTTTTCTAAAAGTCAAGCAAGTGATCATCTCAAAGACTTTCCTTGAAGCATAGATTTAATGTGCTCTGCTATCGCCGTGCTTGCCTAATGGTCTTGCCGGCATCAGCCTTTTGATTCCCCACACTGGTTTTCTAGAATTGCAACTGTTATAGCATAACAGTAAATTGCCATCAGGTTACAAGGGGCCTGAGAAAATCATTTGTGACCCTTAGGCAGAGGTTCTttgtgtgttaaaaaaaaaaatcaaaatcctGCGCCATGCTCACTAGTTCTTCAGTGACAAAAGCTAAATTCTGCATCTTGTACAAATATATACAAATTTGAGCAAATATCCCCTCATTTCTACAGTTTTGACTGGCTTGCATAACTGATCTCCTTTCTAATCCTGGGGAGAGTTTGCCaactgatcatcatcatcattatttattaCGGTCATAAAGACCAGCATACCAATTATACTAagggaaaatacaattaaaaggtTGAAAAAGTCAGTTTAAgagcttttaaaatgcaattcccgTAGTTTAAGAATTGAAGCACAGAATGTAGCAACTTGATATGCAAAACATTTTTATCAGATAAAAACCAGTGTAGCCTTGCTTTATTAGTAATTAAATGACTGAGGATCATATCAATTAATAGGGTAATAAAGCTAAGTGAACTTCCCTATGAAATGGACAGCTAAAAAACATATGCTCTACAGACTTGACCTAGATAGGGGATTTTATTATACTTGCCTTCGATAAGCTAGATAGGGCATTTTATTATACCTGCCTTCGATAACCTAGATCAGGGATTTTATTATACTTGCCGTCGATAACCTTGATAGGGGATTTTATTATACCTGCCATTGATAACCTAGATCAGGGATTTTATTATACCTGCCTTTGCAGATGGAAGAGCAAAGCACCCAGCTAGAGTAAATGCCCTTCTAAGATTATTTACTTCCACAGAGACCAAATATGTTGCCAATTCAAAAGTGCTTTTAACGTTTAGCCAGTTCCTGACTCTTTAATGGGAATTTGATATAATGGAATCAGCTGGAAGCTTATGGAGAGAAAGATGATCGCTTATCAATCTGCTGCAGAACCATAACTCTCACTGGTGACCTTTTTATACCTCATTTTCGATGCTTTCAGATATACCCTTTTGAGCATATCTTGGCAACCTTGAGAACTAGAAACTTGCAAAGAGATTTGCAACAAGCCAGCCCATTTCTGCACCTAACACCACATTCTGCACTCTCACAGCAAGGAACCCACCACAGCAGCCACTCAGGACAAGCGATTTAGTTTCAGTTATGCTGAATTTACAATTCTTTGTTacaagaataattttttttttcaaattgagGAGGAGAGCCAACATCAGATATTAGCAAAGTCAAACACGGTCATCCTTAGCTAGCCAATGTCAAATTGGCGCCGGGATTCCGAGTTGGCTGGGGACATTTTTGCCTCCCAAGAGATGGTTCCTGGGCTTTGAACTTCCAAGTGTATAGGGAGGAGGAAAGGGCTGGGTTGAGACGTCAGCCTCATCTTGGATTCTAATCAATCAAATTGATGCACGGTTGCAATAACTAGTCCACATCACCTCTGGGCTGCCCTCTTCCATATGGTCTTTATATCAGGCTTCGGCAGACTGGGTGGCTCAGAACGCTCATTTCCTGTTGCAGCTAAATCCCTTTAGCTCCacaaaaagagagacagagagaaaccaaGTCAAGCTTATGATCCGGCAAAACTGGTGGAGTCGAGTCACTTCAAAGCTGAAGCAACAACGCGGGTTCATTCACTTCATTATCTTATCGGCTTTGCTGGATACCCCAAACAGGCCAAGTGACCCAGGTATTAAACAGACACCAGGCATGCCCAATTAATTTCTCAAGGCAAGGGAATGAAACCACAAAGCAAAAGAGATCAGAGCAGGTTCTAGGTCTGGGAGAGCTCTGACCAAGGGAACCGCTAGTGCCCCTCACAAGCACACTGTCCTTTCCACACACTTCTCTGCATGCGCCCATGCTACCCATTCCTCCTGGAAGAGGGACCAATCTCACTGTCATTGCCACCATTCAGGAAAAATAATCAGAATGGCAATGTCTGCAGTCTGCTATGCCATGACTGTAACTTTTGGGGGTCAGCAGCAAGCACTTCCAGGGCACAAATGACGTAGGGCCTTCCGCACACCAGAGATTCTGGCAGGCAGACCCAAGTGAGCACTTTAAGCCTTGCCACCACTGCAGAAGCTTGCCAGAAGAGGGAACCGTTGCTCCTTTATGTGTTGCTCTTGGGCACTCCCAGTGCCAGAACAGGGTATTGCAGCTGGCAACTGGATGGTTGGCCAGATGCACAAACCCTGTACCTGGCACTATAAACCAATCTGGCTACTCAGTCTGAGCCACTCTTGAGAAAGATCACGCTCCAACCAAGCTGCACATATTTGCTCACTTATTTATTTGCCAGCTGACCTCACCCTGCTTCCCTCACCCCTGCTTACTTGGCATCAACTGGCTTTCAGCCTAGACT of Eublepharis macularius isolate TG4126 chromosome 17, MPM_Emac_v1.0, whole genome shotgun sequence contains these proteins:
- the PFN4 gene encoding profilin-4, whose translation is MNQAQSMLIHGLTRTKHVANAALIRINDGKVLASTPGFGVHSHTQFFIDAFYKNLLHIRRNGLYFKDRDYQCVRADECAIYAKGKDNGLVAVKTKSFILIATYTQGMYPSVCVEAVEKLAGYFREKGN